The sequence TGGGCGGCGGTCTCGGAGATATCGACGAAGCCCTCGAGGACGCCGACATCGACGCCGACGAAATCATCGACGAACTCGACGAGGAGGGCGAGGACGTCGACGCCGACGAGCTGCTGGACGAGGAGTAATCGGCGCCACGGGCCCGCTATCGCACATCGGTTCGGCCGTCGTCAGGCGTCCGTGACCGATCAGGCGATGTCGCGGCTGGTATCGACCCTGACGCGATCGGACAGGTCCAGTTTAATCGTTTCTGGCGGGACGCGACCGCCGCGGAACTTCGTTACGGCCAGCCGCGTCTCGATGACCCCACTTTTGATGTCTGTTTGCAGATCGAGGACGACGTCCGCCATATGAAGGGTCGTCTCCCGGAGTTCCGGGGGATCCCCGCCTGCCAGACAATGGAGGATGGCGATACCTCCGGTGTTATCCATGTGGTTCGCGAGTTCGTTCAGCACGGTCTCGTAGCGGCCACGTGTCGTGCGCTCGAGACCGTCGACCGGGTCGATGATGACCGTGACCTTCTCCCCGGCGCTGCGGAACGCCCGACGGACGGCGTCCAGGGGATCCTCCCCGGAGACGTATCGGATGTCGGGACTTCCCGTGGGTGCTCGCGTCTCCCTGAAGGCGTCGGCGACCGCGTCTTCGGTCCGGTCGGTCGTCAGGTAGAGCGTCGGGCGGGGACGGGTCAACTCGTACAGCATCAGCTCACCCTGGCTCGCGGGAGGTGCCTGATACGCGACGACGCTCCCCGCCGGGAGACCACCGGACAGTTCGCGGTCGAGGACTTCCACCCCGGTCGACAGCCGCTCCGGCATCGTCAACGGATACGGGACCCCGCGGTGTTAAGCATTTACCCAGGCCGAGATCACGCCGGCATAGGCGTCGCGCGCCTCGAACGGCGGCGTCGCCGTGGCTGGCACGGGGATCACGGCCACCTCTCCGGCGAACGTCTGCAGCTCGTCGGTCACCGACGAGGAGCGATTGACGACGTAGGCGACCACCTCCGTGTCCACGGTGCGGGCCATCCGATCGGTCTTCTTCGCGTCCTGGACCGCCTCGGGATCCGGGGTCGTCACGACGACCGCGTGATCGGCCACTCGAAGCGGCAAGAGCGCATCGCGTGACCCACCGGCTGGCGCGTCGATCACGACGGGTCGGTCCGTGACGAGCGAGCGCAGCGCCCGTTCGATCGGCGCGCCGGGCCGGGATCCCACGACGCGAATCCCGTCGAATCTCCCCGAGACGGCAGTGGCCTCCTCGATCGGTGCTCCATCGGCGAGAGCGTCGATGCCGCCGTCGTCCACGTCCGCGATCAGGTGGAGGTTCGGCATGTCGGCGTCGGCGTCGACGACGATCGGGTCCCGCCGACGGGCCGCGAGGGCTACGGCGATCCCGAGTGCGGTCGTCGTCTTTCCGACGCCGCCTTTGCCACCAGCGATTGCGAGCATGGACCTCGGTGGACCGGTGTTAGTACAAAAAGGCTCGCCTCGTAGCGAGGCCACAGACGGCCGATCTGGGCCTGCGTACCGACGGAGAGAGTGATTCGAGTGCTCCGAGAGGGATATATTCGGGACATTCAAGGGCTCTGGAGCCCCCCTCTCACTAGATGCGTCACGACCACATCATCACGGCCAAACAACTCTCGCGGGAGGACATCGAGGCCGTCCTCGACCGCGCGGCGGAGTTCGACGCCGACCCGGGTGCTGCCCTGGACCGTCACCCGGGCAAGCTCCTCGCCCTCGCGTTCTACGAGCCGAGTACGCGCACGAAGATGAGCTTCGAGACCGCGATCAAGCGCCTCGGCGGGGACGTGATCGACATGGGGCCGGTGGAGTATTCGAGTGTGAAAAAGGGGGAGTCGCTCGCAGACACGGTGCGTGTCATCGAGGGGTACGCGGATGCGATCGCGTTGCGCCACCCCATGGAGGGGTCGGCAACGATGGCCAGCCAGTTCGTCGACGTGCCCCTGCTCAACGCGGGCGACGGGGCCGGCCAGCACCCGACCCAGACGCTGCTCGATCTCTATACCATCCGCGAGCAGGCGGGCCTGGACGACATCACCATCGGCATCATGGGCGATCTGAAGTACGGGCGGACCGTCCACTCGCTCGCGCACGCCCTGACGAACTTCGACACCCGTCAGCACTTCATCAGTCCCGAGAGCCTGAAACTCCCGCGCAACGTACGGTACGACCTCCACGAGGAAGGTGCCCAGGTCCGGGAACACGATTCACTCGACGAGATTCTGCCGGAACTCGACGTCCTCTACGTGACGCGGATCCAGCGCGAGCGGTTCCCCGACGAGAACGAGTATCAGAAGGTCGCCGGGCAGTTCACCATCGACGTCGAGACGCTGGAGTCGGCCGACGACGACCTCACCATCATGCACCCGCTCCCGCGGGTGGACGAAATCGATCCTGCGATCGATGACCTCGACAACGCGACGTACTTCGAACAGGCACACAACGGCGTCCCGGTCAGGATGGCGATCCTCGACATGTTGCTATGACAGACATCGACACCGAACTCCGCGTCAGCAAGATCCAGAACGGTACCGTCATCGACCACGTGACGGGGGGCGAGGCCCTCCACGTCCTCTCGATCATCGGCATCGACGGCTCGGGCGGGGAGACCGTCAGCGTGGGTATCAACGTCCCCAGCGATCGACTGGGGCGAAAGGACATCGTGAAAGTTGAGGGGCGCGAGTTGAGTCAATCAGAGGTGGACGTCCTCTCACTCATCGCACCGGACGCCACCATCAACATCATCCGCGAGTACGAGGTCACCGAGAAGCAATGCGTCGAGCGGCCAGAGGAGGTCACTGGGGTCCTCGAATGTCCCAATCCGAACTGCATCACGAACGCGGGCGAGCCGGTCGACACCCGCTTCGAGGTGCTCTCCGACGGCGTCCGCTGTGAGTACTGCGACACCATCATTCGCGAAGACCTCACCGAGCACATCAAATCCTGATCAGGCTCGCCGTAGTTCGACGGAAAACCGCGCGCCACGCGGGTCGTTGTCCTCGACGGTAACGTCACCATCGAAGGTGTCGACCAGTGTCGCGACGATGTAGAGCCCCAGCCCGAGCCCCGACTCGTCGGTCGTCACGCCCGACTCGAACAGCTCCTCCTTGATCGCGTCGGGCACGCCTGGACCGTCGTCGGCGACGGTGAGAGAGACCGTCTCTTCGTCCACAGACGTGTCGATCCAGACGTGTGGCGTCTCCCGATCGCTGTGCTCGATGGCGTTTTCGACGAGGTTGGCGATCACCGAGGAGAGCAATTCGTTGCCCCGGACGGCCACATCCGGAATCGAATCGACGGCGATCTCCGCGTCGCCGTGTCGACTGCGCGCGGAGTCGACCTCGCGGGAGACGATCGTCTGCAGCGAGACCGTCGCGTCGTCGAGGGACCCCTCCTCGCCACCCAGCACGGAGATGACCGACTGGATGTCCTCTGTCGTCGTCACGACGTGCTCGGCAGCGGTCCGAACCTGCTCGAACTCCCGACGTATCTCATCGGGAACGTCCTCCTCGATCGTTTCGAGCAGCCCGAGGGCGAGGGTCATGTCGTTTCTGATGTCGTGGCGCACGATCCGGTTCAACAGCGTGAGCTGTTCGTTGTGCCGTTCGACCTCCGCGGCGTACTCCTTGCGCTGGGTGATGTCGATGACGATCCCCGAGACGATCCGGGGAGCACCCTCCTCGCCCCGGTCCGTGATGCTACCCACGTCGTGAAACCAGTGATACGACCCGTCGGCGGCCTCGATGCGGTACTCGACGTCGTACCGGTCGGCCTTTCCGTCGAGGTGGTCCCGCATCGAGGCCATCGCCCGGTCGTAGTCCTCGGTGTGGATCAGCTCGGTGAAATCCTCGTAGTGATCGAAGTCTGCCGGATCGTAGCCGAGCACCTCGGCCTTCCGGTCGTGGAAGTCTACCGACCCGTCCGGGAGGCGCATCTCCCACCAGGCGACGTTTCCTGCCAGCATCGCGGCCTCGAGTCGATTCTCGTAGATTCCTCCGTCGGTCCAGCGATCGTGGCTCACATTCATACGGGGTTGCCCATCCCCGTAACGTTTCGTATCGCTCCCAAACTTGTATATCGCTGGTCGACAAACTAACACGTATGGCCCGACGAATACTGAAAATCGCGGTTGCATTGCTGTTGGTCGCCCTCATCTGGCGGCTCGTCATCGGTGAGGACGAGGTCGAGTCGATCGACAAGATCGAGTGAATACCCTTTTGGCCGTCCCGACTCGATGACGGCCATGTTCGGCGTCGTCACTCGCGAGACGGAGGAACTCGACTGGGCGGAGTTCGACAGAGCCTTTTACGAACTGAAAGACGTCACCGGCCGACACACCGATCCCGAGCCGAACGCAGTGAACATGATCTCCGCCTTCGGGGACAACGACGTCGCCCGAACGGACCCCGCACTACTTGCCGTCGACGCGGAGGGCAACCGGGCGACCGGCGATCGGGCATCCCTCGACTGGGCGTACGTCTGTCCCTCGGTCACCGAGTACAAGGAGCGTCTCTACGATCTCGTCGAGACGGCAGCGGCGACGAGTCCCGACGTCCGCCTCGACGACGTCGGGTTCCCGGGTGAGGAGTACTGTCACTGCGAGCGCTGCGAGTCGGGATTCGCGGAAAGCGACCACGAGGACTGGTGGGGGTGGCGGGCCGCCCAGGTTACGGACTTCGTCTCGACCGCCGCCGACCACGTTCCTGGAACGACGTACGTCACGCTCTACCCCGATCCCTACCCGGGGCACCTCTACCGACGGAGCGGGATCGATCTCGACGCTCTCTCGGCGCACGTCGACGAGTACGTGGTGCCCCTGTACGACGAGGAGTACGCCACGACCTACTGGCTCGAGTCAATCGCGTCGGGGTTCGAGGACCGCCTCGACGTGGATTTCTCGATCGAACTTCTCGCCGCCGACGTCCCCATGGACAACCTCGTGGACGCAGCCCGCGTCGCCGACGCCCACGCGAAAGACGTCTACTTCGGCTACGACGGCAACAACGCGAGCGCGGCCATCAGGCGGCTGGACGCGGAGGAGCGCGAGGGCAAGACCTTCGGCGCCCCGGGCGAGTGAGTGGCCACCGGTTCGGATCGGTTCGTTTTTCATCATCCGCCCGGTATCCGGGGTATGAGCTTCGAAGAAGACGACCGCGTCGTACTCTCCGACAAACACAGCGAGTTCGACGGCGAGGTCGGCACGGTGGCCCAGGTGGTCGAGACGATGTTCGGCGACGCGAACTACACCGTCGAGTTCGAGGACGGACAGGAGCAGGGCGTCCCCGAGGACAACCTCGAGGCCGCACCCGAGGACGAGGAGTAACCGGGGATCATTCGCCGTCCGAATAGTACGATAGCCGATGACTGTTCCATTCCACTACCTCGACCTCAGGGCCTTTTGCTACGGCACGGAGGACCACGACCGGGTCGTGTCGGCACTGCGAGAACTGGTCCCCGAAGAGATTGACATCGAGCAGACGAGTACGGAGGGCCATCACGGGGACACGATCAGGGTGCTCTCGGCCCGCGTCGAGCGCGCCGACGAGATACGACACGTACTCGCCAGACTGCGTGACGGGGACGTCCTCGAGGCCATCGAGGACGAACTCGACGACCGCCTCGACGAGGACAACTCGCTTTACGTTCACCTGGACAAGCAGGCGGCCTATCGGGGAACGGTCCGCCTCGGGAAGGGAATCGCCCTCCGGGGCAAGGTCGAAGCCTATCCCGCCACTCGCGAGGCGGCCCTCGAGAACCTGCGCGAGGCTTTGTAGCCGCATCGGCACCGGACGGTTTTTCTCCTCGACGACGGAACGAGTGGGCATGTACGACGCTGTCCGGATCCACGCCAACGGTCGTACCACGACCGCCAGGTTCGTCTCGACGGCCGCAGAGGCCGGATTCGACGGCGTCGTCGTCGCGAACAGTCACGAAAACGGGGCAGACGTCGACGTCCCACACATTCGGTCGGAGTACGGAATCGACATCGTCGGCGGGGTGGAGGTGGCGACGACCGACAAGGGCGTCGCGAGTACCGCGATAGCGGACCGTCGGCCGAAAACGGCCGTGTTGATGGTTCGGGGCGGAACCCCGACCATGAATCGCTACGCCGTCGAAACGCCGGCAGTCGACGTTCTCCGGGACCCGATGGCCGGCGACGGTGACGTGAACCACGTCCTCGTGAAGGCGGCAGTCCGCAACGACGTCCGCATCGAGGTGAACCTCGGTCGGGTACTGCGCGCGTCTGGCGGTCCCCGCGTGCAGGCGCTGCGGGGACTCCGCAAACTTCGGGATCTGCTCGAGTACTACGATGCCCCGCTCGTGGTGACCGCCGATCCGAAGACACACCTCCAGGTTCGCGGACCGCGCGAGCTGCTGGCCGTGGGCGACCGGATCGGGTTCGACGAGGAGACGATTCGGCGGGGACTGACCGAGTGGCAACGGATCGCCGAAACCAACCGCGAGAAACTGTCACCGGAGTACGTCGCCAAGGGCGTTCGCCGGGGGAGAGACGAAAAGTGATGGCCGCGCTCTCCCAACACCCATGTAGCCGGATGCCAAAGCGTACCCGATGAAACACCTCCCAAAACACCTCCGGCAGCGATGGCGGTACCTCGCCGTCGAACTCGAGACGTGGCCGGACGCGTCCATCTCCGAGGTCGAGTTCCAGCGCAGCCTCTGGTTCGCCGCCCAGAACCTGATCGGAGACGTCGGGAGCGCCGAGGCGGAGTTGCGGGTCGTCTCGTTCGCGTTCGGGGACGGCGCGGGGTCCGCCCTCGTTCGCACGCGCCGCGGGGCAGAATCCCTCGCACGCGCTGCAATCGCCTGCGTCGACAGCGTGTACGACGAGCCGATCCGGGTCACGGTGGGCGGTATCAGCGGGACGGTCCGTGCCGCGGAAGAAAAGTATTTAGGCGGCCCGGCGGAAGCGACGGAACAGGAATCGGTCGCGTTCAGGAACGAGTCCCGACGAGCCGTTGCCCGTAACGGTCGTCTCGACGTCGAGATCGACGGGACCTTCGTGGGGGCGACACGACTCGATACGACGTGATACAATGCAAGGGCAACAACAACAGCAGGCCTACGACCGCGGCATCACGATCTTCTCTCCGGACGGACGGCTCTATCAGGTGGAGTATGCCCGCGAGGCCGTCAAGCGCGGGACGGCATCCATCGGGGTTCGAGCACGGGACGGGGTCGCACTTTTGGTCGACAAACGGATCCGATCCCCGCTCATGGAGCAGTCCTCCGTGGAGAAGTTGCACAAAGCGGACGACCACGTCGGTGTGGCCAGTGCGGGCCACGTCGCCGACGCCCGCCGACTCATCGACTTCGCCCGCCGGGACGCACAGGTCAACCGACTGCGCTACGAGGAACCCATCGGCGTCGAGGCACTCACGAAGGACGTCACGGACCACATCCAACAGTTCACACAGATCGGCGGCGCCCGCCCCTTCGGGGTAGCGCTGCTTATCGGCGGCCTCGAGAACGGCGAGCCGCGACTGTACGAGACTGACCCGAGTGGAACGCCCTACGAGTGGAAAGCCATCGCGATCGGCTCCGAGCGCAGTGACATCCAGGCGTACCTCGAGGATCACTACGACGAGGACCAGACCATCGACGAAGCCGTGGCCCTCGCGCTTCGAGCCCTGGCGTCCGTTCACGACGAGGGGCTCACCCCGAAGCGAATCGCGGCGGCGACCGTCGATGCCGAGTCGGAGCAGTACATCCAGCTGACCGACGACGAAGTGGAGGAGTATCTCGTCGACGCGGACGTCCTCGCCGACGAGGAGTGATCGGCGGTTCGCCGTCGACGTCGGGACCGCGACCGGCAACTCCTACCTTTTTAATTGGTGGCGGGCCAATCATGTGATATGATTTCACTGGACGACGCGGTCACCGCGCGCCTCGAGTCACACGGCGCACGCTTCGAGGTACTGGTGGACCCGGACGCAGCACTCTCCATGAAACGGGGGGAGTTCGATGGGGATCTCGAGGACGTCATCGCGGCGCGTGACGTTTTCGAGAACGCCTCACGGGGCGACCGTCCCGCGGAGGAGGACCTCGAGACGGTCTTTGGAACGACCGATCCACTCGAGATCATCCCGGAGGTCGTCGAACGGGGCGAGATTCAGATCACCGCCGAGCAACGCCGCGAGATGGAGGAGAAAAAGCACAGACAACTCGTCAACAAGATCGCGCGCAACGCGGTCAACCCGCAGATGGACGACGCCCCACACCCACCGGACCGAATCGAGGCGGCCCTCGAGGAGGCCGGGTTCACCATCGACCCAATGAAACCGGTCGAGAGTCAGGTGGACGAGGCCCTGGACGCACTGCGGCCCGTCATCCCGATCCGGTTCGACGAGGTCACCGTTGCAGTGCAGATTCCCGCGGACTACGCGGGCAGCGCGCAAGCCAAGATCCGCACGTACGGCGACCTGGAGAGAGAGGAGTGGCAACCCGACGGATCGTGGGTCGGCGTGTTGACCTTCCCGGCGGGATTGCAAAACGACTTCTACGACACGGTCAACGATCTCACGAGCGGCGAGGCCGAAACGCAGATCATCAAGGACAAAGACGAAATTAGCACGCGGTAAACGGGCCTTCCGACGAACCGGTCATCCCTTCTTGAATCCGATCAAAAAGCCGCCGGTGAAGCCAGCGCCGATGGAGAGCGTCGAAATGATGGACGTCATCCAGGACGGGGGTTGACTGGCCGTGGCGACGTCGGTGGCCTCGAGGAGGCCGCCGGACAGTCTGTCCCACTGGACGGTCAGGATGCCGCGAGATTCGAGAAACCGGAACAGCGCGAGTTCGAGGCCCACGATGACGGCGAGGATCTTCGCGACCATCTTGAACGCATAGCCGATGATGAACCCGATAACCGCCCCGGTTCCGAGTTCGAGTCCGAGCGAGGAGAGGTTGACGTCGAGGGGCATTAATTCACCCTGAGAGGCGGGGGATCAAGGATCTTCCGTCCGCCGGAGGCTTAAGTGTACTCGCTACGTAGTCACGGCCGAGTGACCGGAGTAGAGCTATCACCCGATCGGGCCGTGGTCGTACAGCGTGTCGACAAGGGAACGCCTGATACGGCGGAGATTCGCGATCTGGCCAGCGCCGCCGGGTACGAGGTCGTGGACACCTGTACACAGAAGCGATCGGAGGATCCGGCCCTCCAGATCGGCGAGGGCAAAGTCGAGGAACTCGCGGCAATCATCGAGCGCACCGGGGCGGGAACGGTCGTCTTCGACAACCGCCTGGGTCCGTATCAGACCTACAACCTCGGGACCAACCTGCCCGACGGCGTGGAGATACTCGATCGATTCACGCTCATCCTCGAGATCTTCGGCCAGCGTGCCCAGACGCGGAAAGCCCAGCTCCAGGTCGAACTGGCCGAACTCCGCTACGAACTCCCGCGCGCGGAAACGAAGGTCAGTCTGGCGAAACGCGACGAACGGCCCGGATTCATGGGGCTCGGGGAATACGACGAGAGCCGGGAACAGGACATCAAGGCCAGGATCAGTCGGATCCAGGAGGAACTCGAGGACATCGAGAAGACCGAGGTCCAACGGCGTGAGGAGCGCCGCCGGTCCGGATTCGACCTGGTGGCCCTCGCCGGCTATACCAACGCGGGGAAGTCGACGCTGATGCAGGCGCTCGCCACGGACCTCGAAGTGGGCGAGAACGAGGACCTCCACCCGGATCTCGATCCGACCGCGGAGAAGGCCGACAAGCTATTCACGACCCTCGGAACGACCACGAGGCGACTCGACCTGGACCGGCGGCGGGTGCTCCTGACGGACACCGTCGGGTTCATCAACGACCTGCCGCACTGGCTGGTCGAGTCGTTCAAATCGACACTCTCCTCGGTCTATCACGCAGATCTAGTGTTGCTGGTCGTGGACGTGTCCGAACCCGTCGAGGAGATCCGAGAAAAGCTGGTGACGAGCCACGACACCCTCTACGAACGCAACGAGGCGCCCATCGTGACCGTCCTGAACAAGGTCGATCAGGTCGACGAAGCCGAACTGGCGGACAAACGGGAAGCACTGGCCGCCCTCGCCCCCGATCCCGTGGCGATCAGCGCGAGCGAGGGGACGAACCTCGACGTCCTCCGGAATCGCATCGACGAGGCGCTCCCGGACCGCGAACGCGAACGGCTCGTCTTGCCGATGACCGACGACACCATGAGCGTCGTCTCCTGGGTGCACGATAACGCCTACGTCGATGACGTGGAGTACGGCTCCGAGGAGGTCGTCATCGACTTCGAAGCACGCCCGGCCGTCATCGAGAAGACCCGGTCGAAAGCCAGCGACCTCGCCGACGCCTGATCAGTCGAGCGGTCGCTTTTCTTTCTCCAGCACCCGGACGTTCCCGATACGGGTGTCCGGGTACTGGCCGTCGTCGTCCTTCTCCGCGGCTTTCACCATGTCCCAGACGACGCCGAGCCCCGTCGTTACGCCCTGGAGGGCTTCCATCTCACAGCCGGTCTTCCCAGTCGTCTCGACGGCGACCTCGAGGGTGACCCGGCCCTCGGCGAGCGTGAAGTCGGTCTCGACGTTCGTGATGGGGATCTGGTGGCACATCGGAACTGTCTCCCAGGTGTGCTTTACGGCCTGAATCGCGCCGACACGGGCGGTGGCGAGTACGTTGCCCTTGCCGATCTCGTCGTCGCGGATGGCCGCGAGGGTCGAATCGGTGAGACGGATCTCCCCCGCGGCGACGGCCCGCCGTGCCGTGTCGGGCTTGTCCCCCACGTCCACCATCTGGGCGCCGCCGTGCTCTGTCGTGTGGGTCAGCTCCTCGTCGCTCATCGGCGGCCGTCCCAGAGCGCCCGTGGCAGTTCGGGAAGCAAGTCGGCGGCCACCAGTCCGAACCCGTCCCTGTCGACGACCGCGTCCCCAGCCAGGCCGTTCGCGTAGGCGGCGAGGGCGGCGGCGTCGACCGGTTCGACCTGCGCGAGCAGCGCGGCGGTCGCCCCGGCGAGAACGTCTCCCGTTCCGCCGGCGGTCATGCCCTGATTCCCGGTTCGGTTGACGCGGGTGGTTTCCCCGTCGGAGATGACGTCGTGGGCGCCCTTCACGAGAAGCGTGTGTCCGAGGTCCGCGGCGAACTCCTCGACGAGGGCGGACCGCTCCTCCCAGTCGTCGGCAGTGGGGCCACCCATTTCCTCGAGTTCGCCCTGGTGAGGGGTGCAAACGACCGTCGCGTCAGTTTCGACGTCGGGGACGGCTGCAAGCGCGTCGGCGTCAACCACGGCACGTCCATCGTACGCCTCGAGGAACTCGGCCACCGCGGCGTGCGACTCCTCGGCGTCACCGAGTCCCGGCCCCAGCAACACCACGTCGCGATCCCGAGCGGCCGCGAGGAGGTCGTCGACGTGGTCGGGACCGATCCGCGTGCCGTCGACCGCGTCGACGATGAGATCCTCGCTGTACCCCTGAATCTGGTCAGCGACGGACTCCGGTGCGACCACGTACGCGAGGTCGGCGCCCGCCCGGAGGGCCGCCTGTGCGGCGAGCGCCGGTGCACCGGTGAACGGGCCGCCGCCAACGACCATGACGCGACCGAAGTCGCCTTTGTGGCTGTCGCTCGGGCGCTCGATGACCTGCCTGTCGCCGGGACCGACGAACCGCTCGGCGGCCACCGGAATGCCGATGTTCGCAACGGTCACGTCCTCTCGATCGGCAAGGCCCGGCTTCACGTCGTGGAATGTAACCACCCGATTGGGATCGACGGCCACGTCCACGACCTCGCCCGTGTCCACGTCCATCCCGGACGGGACGTCGACGGAGACGACGGCAGCGTCGGACTCGTTGATGGCCTGCACGGCCGTCCGCTCGGGTTCACGGGGGGCACCCGTGACGCCGGTT is a genomic window of Halanaeroarchaeum sulfurireducens containing:
- a CDS encoding RAD55 family ATPase, with amino-acid sequence MPERLSTGVEVLDRELSGGLPAGSVVAYQAPPASQGELMLYELTRPRPTLYLTTDRTEDAVADAFRETRAPTGSPDIRYVSGEDPLDAVRRAFRSAGEKVTVIIDPVDGLERTTRGRYETVLNELANHMDNTGGIAILHCLAGGDPPELRETTLHMADVVLDLQTDIKSGVIETRLAVTKFRGGRVPPETIKLDLSDRVRVDTSRDIA
- a CDS encoding MinD/ParA family ATP-binding protein translates to MLAIAGGKGGVGKTTTALGIAVALAARRRDPIVVDADADMPNLHLIADVDDGGIDALADGAPIEEATAVSGRFDGIRVVGSRPGAPIERALRSLVTDRPVVIDAPAGGSRDALLPLRVADHAVVVTTPDPEAVQDAKKTDRMARTVDTEVVAYVVNRSSSVTDELQTFAGEVAVIPVPATATPPFEARDAYAGVISAWVNA
- the pyrB gene encoding aspartate carbamoyltransferase, whose translation is MRHDHIITAKQLSREDIEAVLDRAAEFDADPGAALDRHPGKLLALAFYEPSTRTKMSFETAIKRLGGDVIDMGPVEYSSVKKGESLADTVRVIEGYADAIALRHPMEGSATMASQFVDVPLLNAGDGAGQHPTQTLLDLYTIREQAGLDDITIGIMGDLKYGRTVHSLAHALTNFDTRQHFISPESLKLPRNVRYDLHEEGAQVREHDSLDEILPELDVLYVTRIQRERFPDENEYQKVAGQFTIDVETLESADDDLTIMHPLPRVDEIDPAIDDLDNATYFEQAHNGVPVRMAILDMLL
- the pyrI gene encoding aspartate carbamoyltransferase regulatory subunit, whose product is MTDIDTELRVSKIQNGTVIDHVTGGEALHVLSIIGIDGSGGETVSVGINVPSDRLGRKDIVKVEGRELSQSEVDVLSLIAPDATINIIREYEVTEKQCVERPEEVTGVLECPNPNCITNAGEPVDTRFEVLSDGVRCEYCDTIIREDLTEHIKS
- a CDS encoding sensor histidine kinase is translated as MSHDRWTDGGIYENRLEAAMLAGNVAWWEMRLPDGSVDFHDRKAEVLGYDPADFDHYEDFTELIHTEDYDRAMASMRDHLDGKADRYDVEYRIEAADGSYHWFHDVGSITDRGEEGAPRIVSGIVIDITQRKEYAAEVERHNEQLTLLNRIVRHDIRNDMTLALGLLETIEEDVPDEIRREFEQVRTAAEHVVTTTEDIQSVISVLGGEEGSLDDATVSLQTIVSREVDSARSRHGDAEIAVDSIPDVAVRGNELLSSVIANLVENAIEHSDRETPHVWIDTSVDEETVSLTVADDGPGVPDAIKEELFESGVTTDESGLGLGLYIVATLVDTFDGDVTVEDNDPRGARFSVELRRA
- a CDS encoding RNA-binding protein, whose product is MTVPFHYLDLRAFCYGTEDHDRVVSALRELVPEEIDIEQTSTEGHHGDTIRVLSARVERADEIRHVLARLRDGDVLEAIEDELDDRLDEDNSLYVHLDKQAAYRGTVRLGKGIALRGKVEAYPATREAALENLREAL
- a CDS encoding RNase P subunit p30 family protein; this translates as MYDAVRIHANGRTTTARFVSTAAEAGFDGVVVANSHENGADVDVPHIRSEYGIDIVGGVEVATTDKGVASTAIADRRPKTAVLMVRGGTPTMNRYAVETPAVDVLRDPMAGDGDVNHVLVKAAVRNDVRIEVNLGRVLRASGGPRVQALRGLRKLRDLLEYYDAPLVVTADPKTHLQVRGPRELLAVGDRIGFDEETIRRGLTEWQRIAETNREKLSPEYVAKGVRRGRDEK
- a CDS encoding Rpp14/Pop5 family protein produces the protein MKHLPKHLRQRWRYLAVELETWPDASISEVEFQRSLWFAAQNLIGDVGSAEAELRVVSFAFGDGAGSALVRTRRGAESLARAAIACVDSVYDEPIRVTVGGISGTVRAAEEKYLGGPAEATEQESVAFRNESRRAVARNGRLDVEIDGTFVGATRLDTT
- the psmA gene encoding archaeal proteasome endopeptidase complex subunit alpha; its protein translation is MQGQQQQQAYDRGITIFSPDGRLYQVEYAREAVKRGTASIGVRARDGVALLVDKRIRSPLMEQSSVEKLHKADDHVGVASAGHVADARRLIDFARRDAQVNRLRYEEPIGVEALTKDVTDHIQQFTQIGGARPFGVALLIGGLENGEPRLYETDPSGTPYEWKAIAIGSERSDIQAYLEDHYDEDQTIDEAVALALRALASVHDEGLTPKRIAAATVDAESEQYIQLTDDEVEEYLVDADVLADEE
- a CDS encoding ribosome assembly factor SBDS, with the protein product MISLDDAVTARLESHGARFEVLVDPDAALSMKRGEFDGDLEDVIAARDVFENASRGDRPAEEDLETVFGTTDPLEIIPEVVERGEIQITAEQRREMEEKKHRQLVNKIARNAVNPQMDDAPHPPDRIEAALEEAGFTIDPMKPVESQVDEALDALRPVIPIRFDEVTVAVQIPADYAGSAQAKIRTYGDLEREEWQPDGSWVGVLTFPAGLQNDFYDTVNDLTSGEAETQIIKDKDEISTR
- a CDS encoding FUN14 domain-containing protein, with product MPLDVNLSSLGLELGTGAVIGFIIGYAFKMVAKILAVIVGLELALFRFLESRGILTVQWDRLSGGLLEATDVATASQPPSWMTSIISTLSIGAGFTGGFLIGFKKG
- the hflX gene encoding GTPase HflX, giving the protein MTGVELSPDRAVVVQRVDKGTPDTAEIRDLASAAGYEVVDTCTQKRSEDPALQIGEGKVEELAAIIERTGAGTVVFDNRLGPYQTYNLGTNLPDGVEILDRFTLILEIFGQRAQTRKAQLQVELAELRYELPRAETKVSLAKRDERPGFMGLGEYDESREQDIKARISRIQEELEDIEKTEVQRREERRRSGFDLVALAGYTNAGKSTLMQALATDLEVGENEDLHPDLDPTAEKADKLFTTLGTTTRRLDLDRRRVLLTDTVGFINDLPHWLVESFKSTLSSVYHADLVLLVVDVSEPVEEIREKLVTSHDTLYERNEAPIVTVLNKVDQVDEAELADKREALAALAPDPVAISASEGTNLDVLRNRIDEALPDRERERLVLPMTDDTMSVVSWVHDNAYVDDVEYGSEEVVIDFEARPAVIEKTRSKASDLADA
- the moaC gene encoding cyclic pyranopterin monophosphate synthase MoaC, coding for MSDEELTHTTEHGGAQMVDVGDKPDTARRAVAAGEIRLTDSTLAAIRDDEIGKGNVLATARVGAIQAVKHTWETVPMCHQIPITNVETDFTLAEGRVTLEVAVETTGKTGCEMEALQGVTTGLGVVWDMVKAAEKDDDGQYPDTRIGNVRVLEKEKRPLD